AAGTATTCTTTACGATGGCAAGCGAATCCAGTAAATTATCCTTCTCTGATTTCACTGTTGTCACTTCGGTTTCCAGTTTCTTGGCATCGGTTGTCATTTTAAAAATATAGGCAAGGCTACCCAACAATAAAAGCGCCAAAACGACGACGACTGCTTTTAAGCTTGAATTACTTCTTTGATTTTCCATAAGAGCATTTTTTGGTTTTTATAATAGTTTTCTGCTTTTTAAGCCTAACAAATTTAAAATATTATCATTCCTTTCCATCTAAATTAACGTAAGTTTATAGTTTTATGTTACTTTTGGAGCTAAAATTTTGTGATGGAAAAACTGATTCCTTTTACCATTTCTGACCTTGCCAAAGTGACCAATTTCAGGAGCGGTGAAATCAAATTCGGAGAAAAGATGCATACCATTCCGCTGGGTGCCGACCCTGAAAAGTTCATGAAAGGCTGCGAGGCGAAATATGTGCTTTTCGGTATTCCGGAAGACATTGGTATCCGCGCGAATTACGGCAGGCCCGGAGCGGCTTCAGCCTGGAAAAGCGCCATTAGCAGTATCGCAAACATACAGCACAACCGTTTCTGCAAAGGCGGCCGCATCCTCGTTTTGGGCGCTTTGGATGTAAAGTCAGAAATGGAAGAAGTCGAAAACCTTGATTTCAATATCCTTGAAGACCGCGTGAAACTTAGCGCTGTCGTGGGCAAAATCGATAAAGAAGTCGCGCACATCATTTTCACGATTATTAAAGCCGGCAAAACCCCGATTGTTATTGGTGGTGGGCACAATAATGCTTACGGGAATATTAAAGGCGCTGCATTGGCTTTCGGAAGACCGGTTAACGCCGTGAATTTTGATGCCCATTCCGACTTCCGGATTCTTGAAGGCCGGCACAGCGGAAACGGCTTTTCGTATGCCTATGAGGAAGGTTTCCTTAAGAAATATTTCATCTTCGGGCTACACGAAAGTTATACGTCAAAAAATGTACTGGACATCATCAAAAAGATTGAAGACCGGGTACGCTACAATACTTATGATGAAGTAAAAATACGCAAGCAGAAAGACTTTGACCAGGAAATGTTCAATGCTTTAAGTTTTATAAAAAACGATCCATACGGCATCGAAATTGACCTTGATGCGTTGCCGAATATCGCCAGCAGCGCCATGACCATGAGTGGTTATTCTATTGAAGAAACAAGGCTTTTTGTAAGTTATTTTGGGAAATGCACCAACGCAGCCTACCTCCACATCTGCGAAGGAGCTCCTGACCTGGGCGAAGACAAGAACAGGCACCTGATCGGGAAACTGATTGGTTACCTGGTCACCGACTTCATTAAGGCGAATTATATAAGTGAGTCCGTGTAGCTATTGTTTTTCCAGCATTAATTCCCTGATGTATTTTACCGGTGCGCTTCCGTAACTCAGGAGTTTTGAATGAAAATCTTTCAACCTGAATTTTTCGCCTTGCTGTTTTTTGTATGCTTCACGCAATTCACAAATTTCAGTAAATCCGGTAAAATATGAACAAAGCTGT
This genomic stretch from Flavobacterium pallidum harbors:
- a CDS encoding formimidoylglutamase — protein: MEKLIPFTISDLAKVTNFRSGEIKFGEKMHTIPLGADPEKFMKGCEAKYVLFGIPEDIGIRANYGRPGAASAWKSAISSIANIQHNRFCKGGRILVLGALDVKSEMEEVENLDFNILEDRVKLSAVVGKIDKEVAHIIFTIIKAGKTPIVIGGGHNNAYGNIKGAALAFGRPVNAVNFDAHSDFRILEGRHSGNGFSYAYEEGFLKKYFIFGLHESYTSKNVLDIIKKIEDRVRYNTYDEVKIRKQKDFDQEMFNALSFIKNDPYGIEIDLDALPNIASSAMTMSGYSIEETRLFVSYFGKCTNAAYLHICEGAPDLGEDKNRHLIGKLIGYLVTDFIKANYISESV